A window of the Banduia mediterranea genome harbors these coding sequences:
- a CDS encoding restriction endonuclease subunit S has translation MPVPIGSISEVVGGGTPPSKDPTNFHPSGVGIPWLTPADLSGHREQYIERGARDLSEKGLATCSARPMPRGTVLFSSRAPVGYVAIAASDQTTTNQGFKSFVFPSEIEPRFAFYQLKHLKPVAEAMATGTTFKELSGSAAAKLRFLVAPIREQQRIADKLDTVLARVDACRDRLARVAPLLKRFRQSVLAAATSGKLTEDWRVKNLPCQQQSGLPSGWSRSTLAAAALNQDNLRVPIAESLRQSRRGSYRYYGASGAIDKIDGFTHAGEFLLVGEDGANLLARSKPIAYRASGQIWVNNHAHVLTHKSTERLDFLAHSINAIDLSPYVTGSAQPKLTRKSMDSIPLLLPPDDEQTEIVRRVETLFAYADRLEARLAKAQTAVDRLTPALLAKAFRGELVPQDPDDEPAAELLKRLAAQRAASPATPRRRRARA, from the coding sequence ATGCCGGTTCCTATTGGCTCCATATCTGAGGTTGTCGGGGGCGGAACTCCGCCGTCGAAGGACCCGACAAATTTTCACCCATCGGGAGTTGGAATTCCATGGCTAACTCCTGCCGACCTTAGCGGGCATCGAGAACAATATATTGAGCGCGGTGCACGGGACCTCTCCGAAAAGGGCCTTGCGACATGCTCGGCTCGCCCGATGCCAAGGGGAACGGTATTGTTCAGTAGTCGAGCGCCAGTCGGGTACGTCGCTATCGCAGCGTCAGATCAAACGACTACCAACCAAGGTTTTAAGAGCTTCGTTTTTCCGAGCGAGATCGAGCCAAGGTTTGCGTTCTACCAACTGAAACATTTGAAGCCGGTCGCTGAAGCCATGGCCACCGGCACAACTTTCAAGGAGTTGTCAGGAAGCGCCGCCGCCAAACTCCGGTTTTTAGTTGCACCAATTCGTGAACAGCAACGCATCGCCGACAAACTCGACACCGTGCTCGCCCGTGTGGACGCCTGCCGCGACCGCCTGGCCCGCGTCGCCCCGCTGCTCAAACGCTTCCGCCAATCCGTCCTTGCTGCTGCAACGTCCGGCAAGTTGACCGAGGATTGGCGCGTGAAAAATTTGCCATGCCAACAACAAAGTGGGTTGCCATCGGGTTGGTCGCGCTCAACGCTTGCGGCGGCTGCTCTGAATCAAGACAACCTACGTGTACCGATTGCTGAGTCGTTACGACAAAGCCGTCGTGGGTCGTATCGTTACTACGGCGCATCTGGTGCAATCGACAAAATCGACGGATTCACACACGCCGGCGAGTTTCTCCTCGTGGGCGAAGATGGGGCCAACCTCTTAGCGCGCTCAAAGCCCATTGCCTATCGTGCATCAGGTCAGATCTGGGTCAACAATCACGCTCACGTGCTGACGCATAAATCGACCGAACGCTTGGACTTTTTGGCTCATTCAATCAATGCGATTGACCTATCACCGTATGTCACCGGATCGGCACAACCAAAGCTCACTCGGAAGTCGATGGACTCGATCCCACTTCTTCTTCCTCCCGACGACGAACAAACCGAAATCGTCCGCCGAGTCGAAACCCTCTTCGCCTACGCCGACCGCCTCGAAGCCCGCCTCGCCAAGGCCCAAACCGCCGTTGACCGACTGACCCCCGCGCTGCTGGCCAAGGCTTTCCGCGGCGAACTGGTGCCGCAGGACCCGGACGACGAACCCGCCGCCGAACTGCTCAAGCGCCTCGCCGCGCAGCGCGCCGCGTCGCCCGCCACACCGCGCCGGCGTCGCGCCCGCGCCTGA